In Bacillota bacterium, one DNA window encodes the following:
- a CDS encoding LacI family transcriptional regulator, with the protein MTIEEFARKIGVSSATVSRAIHGKGRISPQTRQMVLQRMEELGFTPNLHAQNLAHRRSRTIGLEYLGRTEVLSDMFLIALARGIQRVLTQHGYNLLLNPVGVVHERESLLRRWAHSRAVDGAIVVGDPDVSVDWLQKLVTQKTFCVVIVHHPPPPLPNVGCVTLDLSRGIAQVAELLCSLGHCRVGYIGSIEPDPVLPMFQKQVARHGGEVHPQHIVYAGRTPEEGALAAQQLLQGEPRPTATFVRTDVLAIGVLRAVRAMGLRVPEDVSLVSHDDVPLAQFTDPPLTTVRVDYEALGKSAVEMLLAMLERKPVALSHTVHTTLIQRATVAPPLHHTLYRD; encoded by the coding sequence ATGACCATTGAGGAGTTCGCACGTAAAATCGGGGTGTCCAGCGCCACCGTTTCGCGGGCAATCCACGGCAAGGGGCGCATCAGTCCGCAGACGCGCCAGATGGTGCTGCAGCGCATGGAGGAACTGGGCTTTACGCCCAACCTGCACGCGCAGAACCTGGCGCACCGGCGCAGCCGCACCATCGGGCTGGAGTATCTGGGGCGCACCGAGGTGCTTTCCGATATGTTCCTGATTGCGCTGGCGCGGGGCATCCAGCGGGTGCTGACCCAACACGGCTATAACCTGCTGCTGAACCCTGTGGGAGTGGTGCACGAACGCGAGAGCCTGCTGCGGCGATGGGCGCACTCACGGGCGGTGGATGGCGCCATCGTGGTAGGCGACCCCGATGTGAGCGTGGACTGGCTGCAGAAGCTGGTCACGCAGAAGACCTTCTGCGTGGTGATTGTGCATCATCCGCCGCCGCCACTGCCCAACGTGGGCTGTGTGACGCTGGATTTGTCGCGGGGCATTGCGCAGGTGGCGGAGTTGCTGTGTTCGCTGGGACACTGTCGGGTGGGCTATATCGGCAGTATCGAGCCGGACCCGGTATTGCCCATGTTCCAGAAGCAGGTGGCACGGCACGGTGGAGAGGTGCATCCCCAGCACATCGTGTACGCGGGCAGGACGCCGGAGGAGGGTGCGCTGGCAGCCCAACAACTGCTGCAGGGGGAACCCCGCCCAACTGCCACCTTCGTGCGAACCGATGTGCTGGCAATTGGGGTGCTTCGTGCGGTGCGGGCGATGGGGCTGCGCGTGCCGGAGGACGTCTCCCTGGTATCGCACGACGATGTGCCGCTGGCACAGTTTACCGACCCGCCGCTCACCACCGTGCGGGTGGATTACGAGGCGCTTGGCAAATCGGCGGTGGAGATGTTGCTGGCGATGCTGGAACGCAAGCCGGTGGCGCTGTCGCACACGGTGCACACCACGCTCATCCAGCGCGCCACGGTCGCGCCGCCTTTGCATCATACACTCTATCGCGATTAG